A stretch of Pogona vitticeps strain Pit_001003342236 chromosome 5, PviZW2.1, whole genome shotgun sequence DNA encodes these proteins:
- the OCIAD2 gene encoding OCIA domain-containing protein 2, with the protein MAMAPASDIGKVEASPGERKDQKMHCPISNVNTEEIAKIRKQCREESFWYRAFPLSLGSMLVVQGLVANGILKPNPRLGPFPKMALAGVLGYAVGTMSYIRICMKKFESAGAPFFGKGQKWHCHHTCEQCQAKLKASPSEKPETSVI; encoded by the exons ATGGCTATGGCACCTGCTTCAGATATTGGAAAAGTGGAGGCCTCCCCAGGAGAACGAAAGGATCAG aagatgCATTGTCCCATTTCAAATGTGAACACTGAAGAAATTGCAAAGATCCGTAAACAATGTAGAGAAGAAAGTTTTTGGTACAGAG CTTTTCCTTTATCTCTGGGAAGTATGCTTGTCGTCCAAGGACTTGTTGCTAATG GTATCCTCAAACCAAACCCTAGACTTGGACCCTTTCCTAAAATGGCAC TTGCTGGTGTCCTGGGTTATGCTGTCGGGACAATGTCCTACATAAGAATATGTATGAAGAAGTTTGAAAGTGCTGGTGCTCCTTTTTTtggcaaaggacaaaaatg GCATTGCCATCATACTTGCGAACAGTGCCAAGCCAAACTTAAAGCAAGTCCGTcagaaaaaccagagacatcGGTCATTTAA